The following are encoded in a window of Castanea sativa cultivar Marrone di Chiusa Pesio chromosome 5, ASM4071231v1 genomic DNA:
- the LOC142634143 gene encoding NADH-ubiquinone oxidoreductase chain 3, with protein sequence MSEFAPICIYLVISMLVSLILLGFPFPFASNSSTYLEKCSTYKCGFNPSGATRSHLDIRFYLGSILFIISDSEVIFSFPWALPLNKIDPFGFWSMMAFLLILTIRSLYEWKTSALDWE encoded by the coding sequence ATGTCAGAATTTGCACCTATTTGTATCTATTTAGTGATTAGTATGCTAGTTTCTTTAATCCTACTCGGTTTTCCTTTTCCATTTGCTTCTAATAGTTCGACCTACCTAGAAAAATGTTCAACCTACAAATGCGGTTTCAATCCTTCAGGTGCTACCAGAAGTCATTTGGATATACGATTTTATCTTGgctcaattttatttattatttctgatTCGGAAGTaatcttttcctttccttgggCATTACCTCTCAATAAGATTGATCCATTTGGATTTTGGTCCATGATGGcctttttattgattttgacGATTAGATCTCTCTATGAATGGAAAACGAGTGCTTTGGATTGGGAGTAA
- the LOC142633818 gene encoding LOW QUALITY PROTEIN: small ribosomal subunit protein uS12m (The sequence of the model RefSeq protein was modified relative to this genomic sequence to represent the inferred CDS: inserted 3 bases in 2 codons; substituted 3 bases at 3 genomic stop codons) has translation MPTLYHLIRHGRQEKWHTNYTRASDQCXQGVCSRVSMRTLKKPNSAPCKIAKVXISNQHNIFAQIAGEGHNLQEHSMVLIKGSRVKDFPGVKFHFIXGVKDLQEILDXKKGRXKYGVEKPKSI, from the exons ATGCCTACATTATATCATTTAATTCGTCATGGTAGACAAGAAAAATGGCACACGAACTATACTCGAGCTTCGGATCAGTG GCAGGGAGTATGCTCACGTGTTTCAATGAGAACattaaaaaaacctaattcAGCTCCATGTAAGATAGCCAAAG CAATTAGCAATCAACATAATATATTTGCTCAAATTGCAGGCGAAGGTCATAATTTGCAAGAACATTCTATGGTCTTAATAAAAGGAAGTAGAGTGAAAGATTTTCCAGGTGTGAAATTCCATTTTATTTGAGGAGTCAAGGATTTGCAGGAAATTCTAGATTGAAAAAAAGGCAGATAAAAATATGGTGTGGAAAAACCCAAATCGATATGA